Proteins encoded within one genomic window of Platichthys flesus chromosome 13, fPlaFle2.1, whole genome shotgun sequence:
- the epc2 gene encoding enhancer of polycomb homolog 2 isoform X1, translating into MSKLSFRARALDAVKPLPVYRYRDLPDLSDCVSINRAVPQMPTGMEKEEELEHHLQRAISAQQVFREKKENMVIPVPEAESNNTYYDRLYRGDVKAPKQLIHIQPLSLDLEEPDYDLDSEDETLMNRLNRKMEIRPLQFETMVDRLEKASTHQLVSLSEAKLLLNEDDYLLKSVYDYWLRKRRSCLGPSLIPHIKQEKRDGSTNNDAYVAFRRRTEKMQTRKNRKNDEASYEKMLRLRREFSRTVSILEMIKRREKSKRELLHLTLEVMERRYQMGDFNGDILREISLPLVEKPVYSTTVTLTNGNRHKTEAKIKVQKKQESLREDFHIDLLRPKKKNVRRDRFCPPQRRLTRPPGPYTVNQADIKQYDFHSSGEDDGPPPPLSPPSSPDEENNPDGHFVFRREAGCQYLLPHTEQTGGDDHPELLPLCVCHSLTELSLPPHWTGLGRRRIGRGGRIVLDRASSLLAPVLKQLDSRTSLHRDLVPLDRKPPLSIGTAPPSLTEVLNNIQNLRRFCFRPRPCHDQREGVTLDDNRLSCRLTSARGSAGGITEEQYHSHQQQLVQMQKQQLEQNNTASYRHTAHNTTQATRSCDSSSKTLDSASAHFAASAVISAPPPHIITEIKPYRTVVNGVHPLGPSRPPYSSSSSLSRSGLPARGSFSSSSSSSSSSSSSHQPLPNPRSQVGAVSPAPPHTARPSALKLATVAASLDRVPKVSTGRDSNESERHLNGLSETTLPMEVT; encoded by the exons GAGCACCACCTCCAGAGGGCGATCTCTGCTCAGCAGGTGTtcagggagaagaaggagaacatGGTGATTCCTGTTCCTGAAGCTGAAAGTAACAACACGTACTATGATCGACTGTACAGAGGAGACGTCAAAGCTCCTAAACAGCTGATCCACATCCAGC CTCTGTCTCTGGACCTGGAGGAACCTGACTATGACCTGGACTCTGAAGACGAGACGCTGATGAACAGACTGAACAGAAAGATGGAGATCAGACCTCTGCAGTTTGAAACTATGGTGGACCGACTGGAGAAGGCCAGTACTCAccag CTGGTGTCTCTGTCGGAGgccaagctgctgctgaacGAGGATGACTACCTGCTGAAGTCTGTGTACGATTACtggttgaggaagaggaggagctgtcTGGGTCCGTCACTGATTCCTCACATCAAACAGGAGAAAAGAGACGGATCCACCAACAACGACGCGTACGTGGCGTTCAGACGCAGGACTGAGAAGATGCAGACCAGGAAG AATCGTAAGAATGATGAGGCGTCGTACGAGAAGATGCTGAGACTGAGGAGAGAATTCAGTCGCACCGTGTCCATCCTGGAGATGAtcaagaggagagaaaagtcCAAGAGAGAGCTGCTGCACCTCAccctggaggtgatggagaggag GTATCAAATGGGAGACTTCAATGGAGACATCCTCCGAGAGATTTCACTCCCTCTGGTGGAGAAACCAGTGTACAGCACTACAGTGACTCTGACTAATGGgaacagacacaaaactgaGGCCAAGATAAAG GtgcagaagaagcaggagtCTCTCAGAGAAGATTTTCACATTGACCTGCTCagaccaaagaagaagaacgtCAGACGGGACAGATTCTGTCCTCCGCAGAGACGTCTCACGCGACCTCCCGGACCCTACACTGTCAACCAGGCCGACATCAAACAGTACGACTTCCACAGCTCAGGAGAAGACGACGGTCCACCACCTCCACTA TCGCCTCCGTCCTCGCCTGATGAAGAGAACAATCCTGATGGACATTTTGTCTTCAGGAGGGAAGCAGGATGTCAATATCTTCTT CCTCATACGGAGCAGACGGGCGGAGACGATCATCCAGAGCTCCTCCCTCTGTGCGTATGTCACTCCCTGACGGAACTGTCACTGCCTCCTCATTGGACGGGACTGGGCCGTCGCAGGATTGGACGAGGGGGCAG GATCGTTCTGGACCGAGCCTCGTCACTTTTAGCCCCGGTCCTGAAACAGCTGGACTCCAGAACGAGTCTCCACAGAGACCTAGTACCACTGGACCGGAAACCTCCCCTGAGCATAGGAACTGCCCCCCCCTCGCTGACTGAAGTCCTAAACAACATTCAGAACCTGCGGCGGTTCTGCTTCAGACCCAGACCCTGTCACGACCAGAGGGAAGGAGTCACACTGGACGACAACAGACTCTCCTGTCGCCTGACATCTGCCCGTGGATCAG CAGGAGGCATCACAGAGGAGCAGTACCACAGTCATCAACAGCAGCTGGTCCAGATGCAGAAACAACAGCTGGAACAAAACAACACTGCTTCATACAGACACactgcacacaacacaacacag GCGACTCgatcatgtgactccagctcaAAGACTCTGGATTCTGCCAGCGCTCATTTCGCAGCGTCAGCAGTGATCAGTGCTCCGCCCCCTCACATCATCACTGAGATCAAACCCTACAGGACCGTTGTGAATGGAGTCCATCCTTTAG GTCCTTCCAGGCCTCCGTactcgtcctcctcgtctctcaGCCGGTCGGGGCTTCCAGCTCGAGGgtcattttcttcttcctcctcctcttcctcctcttcctcctcctcccatcagccccttCCCAACCCAAGGAGCCAGGTTGGGGCCGTCTCTCCTGCACCCCCACACACTGCTCGACCCTCTGCCTTAAAACTTGCCACAGTCGCCGCCAGCCTGGACAGAGTTCCCAAAGTGTCCACTGGCAG AGACTCAAACGAATCGGAGAGACATCTGAACGGTTTGTCGGAGACGACGCTGCCCATGgaggtcacatga
- the epc2 gene encoding enhancer of polycomb homolog 2 isoform X2 → MSKLSFRARALDAVKPLPVYRYRDLPDLSDCVSINRAVPQMPTGMEKEEELEHHLQRAISAQQVFREKKENMVIPVPEAESNNTYYDRLYRGDVKAPKQLIHIQPLSLDLEEPDYDLDSEDETLMNRLNRKMEIRPLQFETMVDRLEKASTHQLVSLSEAKLLLNEDDYLLKSVYDYWLRKRRSCLGPSLIPHIKQEKRDGSTNNDAYVAFRRRTEKMQTRKNRKNDEASYEKMLRLRREFSRTVSILEMIKRREKSKRELLHLTLEVMERRYQMGDFNGDILREISLPLVEKPVYSTTVTLTNGNRHKTEAKIKVQKKQESLREDFHIDLLRPKKKNVRRDRFCPPQRRLTRPPGPYTVNQADIKQYDFHSSGEDDGPPPPLSPPSSPDEENNPDGHFVFRREAGCQYLLPHTEQTGGDDHPELLPLCVCHSLTELSLPPHWTGLGRRRIGRGGRIVLDRASSLLAPVLKQLDSRTSLHRDLVPLDRKPPLSIGTAPPSLTEVLNNIQNLRRFCFRPRPCHDQREGVTLDDNRLSCRLTSARGSGGITEEQYHSHQQQLVQMQKQQLEQNNTASYRHTAHNTTQATRSCDSSSKTLDSASAHFAASAVISAPPPHIITEIKPYRTVVNGVHPLGPSRPPYSSSSSLSRSGLPARGSFSSSSSSSSSSSSSHQPLPNPRSQVGAVSPAPPHTARPSALKLATVAASLDRVPKVSTGRDSNESERHLNGLSETTLPMEVT, encoded by the exons GAGCACCACCTCCAGAGGGCGATCTCTGCTCAGCAGGTGTtcagggagaagaaggagaacatGGTGATTCCTGTTCCTGAAGCTGAAAGTAACAACACGTACTATGATCGACTGTACAGAGGAGACGTCAAAGCTCCTAAACAGCTGATCCACATCCAGC CTCTGTCTCTGGACCTGGAGGAACCTGACTATGACCTGGACTCTGAAGACGAGACGCTGATGAACAGACTGAACAGAAAGATGGAGATCAGACCTCTGCAGTTTGAAACTATGGTGGACCGACTGGAGAAGGCCAGTACTCAccag CTGGTGTCTCTGTCGGAGgccaagctgctgctgaacGAGGATGACTACCTGCTGAAGTCTGTGTACGATTACtggttgaggaagaggaggagctgtcTGGGTCCGTCACTGATTCCTCACATCAAACAGGAGAAAAGAGACGGATCCACCAACAACGACGCGTACGTGGCGTTCAGACGCAGGACTGAGAAGATGCAGACCAGGAAG AATCGTAAGAATGATGAGGCGTCGTACGAGAAGATGCTGAGACTGAGGAGAGAATTCAGTCGCACCGTGTCCATCCTGGAGATGAtcaagaggagagaaaagtcCAAGAGAGAGCTGCTGCACCTCAccctggaggtgatggagaggag GTATCAAATGGGAGACTTCAATGGAGACATCCTCCGAGAGATTTCACTCCCTCTGGTGGAGAAACCAGTGTACAGCACTACAGTGACTCTGACTAATGGgaacagacacaaaactgaGGCCAAGATAAAG GtgcagaagaagcaggagtCTCTCAGAGAAGATTTTCACATTGACCTGCTCagaccaaagaagaagaacgtCAGACGGGACAGATTCTGTCCTCCGCAGAGACGTCTCACGCGACCTCCCGGACCCTACACTGTCAACCAGGCCGACATCAAACAGTACGACTTCCACAGCTCAGGAGAAGACGACGGTCCACCACCTCCACTA TCGCCTCCGTCCTCGCCTGATGAAGAGAACAATCCTGATGGACATTTTGTCTTCAGGAGGGAAGCAGGATGTCAATATCTTCTT CCTCATACGGAGCAGACGGGCGGAGACGATCATCCAGAGCTCCTCCCTCTGTGCGTATGTCACTCCCTGACGGAACTGTCACTGCCTCCTCATTGGACGGGACTGGGCCGTCGCAGGATTGGACGAGGGGGCAG GATCGTTCTGGACCGAGCCTCGTCACTTTTAGCCCCGGTCCTGAAACAGCTGGACTCCAGAACGAGTCTCCACAGAGACCTAGTACCACTGGACCGGAAACCTCCCCTGAGCATAGGAACTGCCCCCCCCTCGCTGACTGAAGTCCTAAACAACATTCAGAACCTGCGGCGGTTCTGCTTCAGACCCAGACCCTGTCACGACCAGAGGGAAGGAGTCACACTGGACGACAACAGACTCTCCTGTCGCCTGACATCTGCCCGTGGATCAG GAGGCATCACAGAGGAGCAGTACCACAGTCATCAACAGCAGCTGGTCCAGATGCAGAAACAACAGCTGGAACAAAACAACACTGCTTCATACAGACACactgcacacaacacaacacag GCGACTCgatcatgtgactccagctcaAAGACTCTGGATTCTGCCAGCGCTCATTTCGCAGCGTCAGCAGTGATCAGTGCTCCGCCCCCTCACATCATCACTGAGATCAAACCCTACAGGACCGTTGTGAATGGAGTCCATCCTTTAG GTCCTTCCAGGCCTCCGTactcgtcctcctcgtctctcaGCCGGTCGGGGCTTCCAGCTCGAGGgtcattttcttcttcctcctcctcttcctcctcttcctcctcctcccatcagccccttCCCAACCCAAGGAGCCAGGTTGGGGCCGTCTCTCCTGCACCCCCACACACTGCTCGACCCTCTGCCTTAAAACTTGCCACAGTCGCCGCCAGCCTGGACAGAGTTCCCAAAGTGTCCACTGGCAG AGACTCAAACGAATCGGAGAGACATCTGAACGGTTTGTCGGAGACGACGCTGCCCATGgaggtcacatga